One window from the genome of Mycolicibacterium gadium encodes:
- a CDS encoding RNA polymerase sigma factor, which produces MNESLLRELVPAVIGVLVRRGADFASAEDAVQEALIRALETWPDDPPRDPKAWLVAVAWRKFVDVTRAETSRRGREIAVEAEPPAGEVPATDDTLRLYFLCAHPTLPESAAVALTLRAVGGLTTRQIATAYLIPEATMAQRISRAKRKIAGLALDQPGDLPTVLRVLYLVFNEGYSGDVDLAAEAIRLARQLAALTDEPEVAGLLALMLLHHARRASRTGPGGRLVPLAEQDRSCWDTTLIADGVTILQAALARDRLGEYQAQAAIAALHADARSAAETDWVQIVEWYDELLQLTDSPVVRLNRAVAVGEADGAQAGLTALAGVSPDMPRYAAVTAHLRERAGDLEQAADLYAEAARTAASVPERDHLTRQAARVRQLLRA; this is translated from the coding sequence GTGAACGAGTCGCTGCTTCGCGAGCTCGTGCCCGCGGTGATCGGTGTCCTCGTCCGACGCGGAGCCGACTTCGCGTCGGCCGAGGACGCTGTGCAGGAGGCTCTGATTCGGGCGCTGGAAACCTGGCCCGACGATCCTCCTCGCGATCCGAAGGCATGGCTTGTCGCGGTGGCATGGCGCAAGTTCGTCGACGTCACCCGTGCCGAAACATCGAGGCGGGGAAGGGAAATCGCCGTCGAGGCCGAGCCGCCCGCCGGCGAGGTGCCCGCCACCGACGACACGCTGCGACTGTACTTTCTGTGCGCACACCCCACCCTGCCGGAGTCCGCAGCCGTCGCGTTGACGCTGCGCGCGGTCGGTGGCCTGACCACGCGGCAGATCGCGACGGCGTACCTCATCCCCGAAGCGACCATGGCGCAGCGGATCAGCCGGGCCAAGCGCAAGATCGCAGGGCTCGCGCTGGACCAGCCGGGCGACCTTCCGACGGTGCTGCGGGTGCTCTACCTCGTCTTCAACGAGGGCTACAGCGGAGACGTCGACCTCGCCGCCGAGGCGATCCGCCTCGCGCGTCAGCTCGCCGCGCTGACCGACGAGCCCGAGGTCGCCGGCCTGCTCGCGCTCATGCTGCTGCACCATGCGCGTCGAGCATCGCGCACCGGCCCGGGAGGCCGGCTGGTTCCGCTTGCCGAACAGGACCGATCATGTTGGGACACAACCCTTATCGCCGATGGGGTGACGATTCTGCAGGCTGCGCTGGCCCGCGACCGCCTCGGCGAGTACCAGGCACAGGCCGCGATCGCCGCCCTGCACGCGGACGCCAGGAGCGCTGCCGAGACGGATTGGGTGCAGATCGTCGAGTGGTACGACGAACTGCTGCAGCTCACCGACAGCCCGGTGGTACGGCTCAACCGCGCGGTCGCGGTTGGCGAGGCGGACGGAGCACAGGCCGGGCTAACGGCGCTGGCCGGCGTGAGTCCGGACATGCCGCGGTACGCCGCGGTGACGGCGCACCTGCGCGAACGCGCCGGCGACCTCGAGCAGGCCGCCGACTTGTATGCCGAGGCGGCCCGCACCGCGGCCAGCGTCCCGGAGCGCGACCATCTCACCCGGCAGGCCGCACGCGTGAGGCAACTGCTGCGAGCCTGA
- a CDS encoding GAF and ANTAR domain-containing protein, with the protein MRCDDDTEIVRKAMAELAANLSTPTEITAVLEAVTSLAVQLIPAVDFADVLLVDEHEHRTVAPTDPLAVDLDSLQLDLQEGPCLGALVEDATIVAPDLANEVRWPRFSEAAASRGVASMMAFRLYTYPKATPRGIGGRGALNLFSRSQCEFDLEDQALGGMLATHAATALVAADRQRQFESALASRDVIGQAKGVLMERFKVDAVRAFAMMTKLSQDSNTPIRVLAQRIVDST; encoded by the coding sequence GTGCGCTGCGACGACGACACCGAAATCGTCCGGAAGGCGATGGCCGAACTGGCCGCCAACCTGTCGACGCCCACCGAGATCACCGCGGTCCTGGAGGCGGTTACGTCGCTGGCGGTCCAACTCATTCCCGCGGTGGACTTCGCCGACGTCCTTCTCGTCGACGAGCACGAACACCGAACGGTGGCTCCGACCGACCCACTGGCGGTTGACTTGGACTCGCTGCAGCTCGACCTGCAAGAAGGACCGTGCCTGGGCGCACTGGTAGAGGACGCCACAATCGTGGCTCCGGACCTCGCCAACGAAGTGCGGTGGCCCCGCTTTTCGGAGGCGGCGGCGAGCCGGGGTGTTGCGAGCATGATGGCGTTTCGGCTCTACACCTATCCCAAGGCGACACCGCGTGGTATCGGAGGCCGAGGCGCTCTGAATCTGTTCAGCCGCAGCCAATGTGAGTTCGACCTGGAGGACCAGGCGCTCGGCGGGATGCTGGCTACCCACGCCGCCACCGCGCTGGTGGCCGCCGACCGCCAACGACAATTCGAGTCCGCGCTGGCCAGCCGCGACGTCATTGGTCAAGCCAAAGGCGTTCTGATGGAACGGTTCAAGGTCGACGCGGTGCGCGCCTTCGCGATGATGACGAAGCTGTCGCAGGACTCGAACACTCCAATCCGGGTACTCGCGCAGCGGATCGTCGACTCCACCTGA
- a CDS encoding YciI family protein, giving the protein MKYLLLKHYRGAPASVNDVPMDRWTPAEVDAHVQYMRDFAARLQGTGEFVDSQALTPDGAWVRHDGEGRPPVTDGPFAETKDLIAGWMIIDVESWERAVELAGELSAAPGADGKPIHEWLEVRPFLTETSKFTE; this is encoded by the coding sequence ATGAAGTACCTGCTGCTGAAGCACTACCGCGGAGCCCCGGCCTCGGTCAACGATGTGCCGATGGACCGGTGGACGCCAGCGGAGGTCGATGCGCACGTGCAGTACATGCGCGACTTCGCCGCGCGGCTGCAGGGGACCGGGGAGTTCGTCGACAGCCAGGCGCTGACCCCCGACGGCGCGTGGGTGCGCCATGACGGCGAAGGGCGCCCGCCGGTGACCGACGGTCCCTTCGCCGAGACCAAGGATCTCATCGCTGGCTGGATGATCATCGACGTCGAGTCGTGGGAGCGCGCGGTCGAACTGGCGGGGGAGTTGTCCGCCGCACCGGGCGCTGACGGCAAGCCGATCCACGAGTGGCTGGAGGTGCGGCCGTTCCTCACCGAGACATCCAAGTTCACCGAGTGA
- a CDS encoding Bug family tripartite tricarboxylate transporter substrate binding protein, with translation MFRFALSVLLAASLALTGCQQSEQTSEEPAYPSGPITMTAGANPGSGFDITIRAVVEALQREQLVDVPLPVENRPGNSGADFLAEMVERYQGKDNEVSVTSLSMMMNELLGKSTYGYDDVMMIARLITEYYVVVTRPDSPYNNLGDVLSAIKSDAERVVVGAANDDQAPFDLLVASAGGDASTINYVPFEGGGDQISALEKGDISVAIGGVSEFVDLLKAGTLQALGVLSEERLPELDVPTAREQGFDVTLSNWRGLYGPPEMPQVAVEFWQNALGKMVESPTWQQIAKDRHFTTTFMIGDELQTFLAETQADVKQALAL, from the coding sequence GTGTTCCGATTCGCACTCAGCGTGCTGCTCGCCGCGTCACTCGCCCTGACCGGTTGTCAGCAGTCCGAGCAGACCTCCGAGGAACCGGCTTATCCGAGCGGACCCATCACGATGACGGCGGGAGCCAACCCGGGCAGTGGATTCGACATCACGATCCGCGCGGTGGTCGAGGCGCTGCAGCGCGAACAGCTCGTCGATGTGCCGTTACCCGTAGAGAATCGGCCGGGAAACAGTGGCGCAGATTTCCTCGCCGAGATGGTAGAGCGATATCAGGGTAAAGACAACGAGGTTTCGGTCACGTCGCTGTCGATGATGATGAACGAACTGCTCGGCAAGTCGACGTACGGCTACGACGACGTCATGATGATCGCGCGGCTGATCACCGAGTACTACGTGGTCGTCACCCGTCCCGACTCCCCGTACAACAACCTTGGTGACGTTCTGTCGGCCATCAAGTCCGACGCTGAGCGCGTCGTGGTCGGCGCCGCCAATGACGATCAGGCACCTTTCGACCTGCTGGTCGCGTCGGCCGGCGGTGACGCCTCGACCATCAACTACGTACCGTTCGAGGGCGGTGGTGACCAGATCAGCGCACTGGAGAAGGGCGACATCAGCGTCGCGATCGGCGGTGTCAGCGAGTTCGTCGACCTGCTGAAGGCAGGAACCCTGCAGGCGCTGGGGGTGTTATCCGAGGAGCGCTTGCCCGAACTGGATGTGCCGACCGCCAGGGAGCAAGGGTTCGACGTCACCCTCTCCAATTGGCGCGGCCTTTACGGACCGCCGGAGATGCCGCAGGTCGCCGTCGAGTTCTGGCAGAACGCGCTGGGCAAAATGGTGGAATCGCCGACCTGGCAGCAGATCGCCAAGGACAGACACTTCACCACGACCTTCATGATCGGCGACGAGCTCCAGACCTTCTTGGCGGAGACCCAGGCCGACGTCAAACAAGCGCTGGCGCTGTGA
- a CDS encoding acyltransferase family protein, whose translation MTLTKPGSRAGRVAAETPADRDRAVDVARLAALVVVMFGHCALLLATIDSGLRIGNLLGELPAIAPVTWIVQVMPLFFLAGGAAGAYGWHSGSSWGTWLVKRAQRLCRPVFWYLAAWSIGIVVTYYVLGADSAASIGRECVALLWFLGVYLVVLAFVPALTRMSTGRAVAAIVGVLIAVSAGFDAIRFAVGAPMAGVANFVIVWLIPMVIGVAYARHLIRARTALVVAASAFSAQLVIAAVGPYEVSLVVTGTERISNVSPPTLLLALHCTWMSFAFIALAGPIRRWAQRPRVWYIVATGNAGAMTLYLWHIPAIAVATFTLHAFGLDAYDVDAPYFWAMLALRAVVFAVVMLAMFMLLSPLEHRRLPWWDAPVAATGARSTAAGVLIVLAGVSLVLLAKNGLGDLYGLVTLACFVTAGAAARICAGAKSSQSATTTTV comes from the coding sequence ATGACGCTCACCAAGCCCGGGTCCCGTGCCGGCAGGGTCGCTGCCGAGACGCCGGCCGACCGTGACCGCGCTGTCGACGTCGCCCGGCTCGCCGCCCTCGTGGTCGTCATGTTCGGCCACTGCGCACTGCTGCTCGCCACCATCGACAGCGGGCTGCGGATCGGCAACCTGCTCGGCGAACTGCCCGCGATCGCGCCCGTCACCTGGATCGTGCAGGTCATGCCGCTGTTCTTCCTGGCAGGCGGTGCGGCGGGCGCCTACGGCTGGCATTCGGGCTCGTCGTGGGGCACCTGGCTGGTCAAACGCGCGCAGCGGCTGTGCCGCCCCGTTTTCTGGTATCTCGCCGCATGGTCGATCGGGATTGTGGTGACCTACTACGTGCTCGGCGCCGATTCCGCGGCGAGCATCGGCCGCGAATGCGTGGCCCTGCTGTGGTTCCTCGGTGTCTACCTCGTGGTGCTGGCCTTCGTCCCCGCCCTGACCCGGATGTCGACCGGTCGCGCGGTCGCCGCGATCGTCGGCGTACTGATAGCCGTCTCCGCGGGATTCGACGCGATTCGATTCGCGGTCGGCGCACCGATGGCGGGCGTCGCGAACTTCGTCATCGTCTGGCTGATCCCGATGGTGATCGGGGTGGCCTACGCACGACACCTGATCCGCGCGCGCACAGCGCTCGTCGTCGCCGCATCCGCATTCTCCGCGCAACTCGTGATCGCGGCCGTCGGCCCCTACGAGGTCTCCCTGGTTGTCACTGGGACCGAACGGATCTCGAACGTGTCGCCGCCGACGCTGTTGCTCGCGCTGCACTGCACCTGGATGTCGTTCGCGTTCATCGCCCTCGCGGGCCCGATTCGGCGCTGGGCTCAGCGTCCGCGCGTCTGGTACATCGTCGCGACAGGCAACGCGGGAGCGATGACGCTGTATCTCTGGCACATCCCCGCGATCGCGGTGGCCACCTTCACGCTGCACGCCTTCGGTCTGGACGCCTATGATGTTGACGCCCCGTACTTTTGGGCCATGCTTGCGCTGCGTGCCGTGGTGTTCGCGGTCGTGATGCTCGCCATGTTCATGCTGCTCTCGCCGCTCGAACATCGCCGACTGCCGTGGTGGGACGCGCCCGTCGCCGCCACCGGCGCCCGGTCGACCGCCGCCGGTGTGCTGATCGTCCTCGCCGGAGTGTCGCTGGTATTGCTCGCCAAGAACGGTCTGGGCGACCTCTACGGGCTCGTCACCCTTGCGTGCTTCGTCACCGCGGGCGCTGCCGCGCGGATCTGCGCCGGAGCGAAGTCTTCCCAATCCGCAACGACCACAACCGTTTAA
- a CDS encoding glycoside hydrolase has protein sequence MARNLLANGRGRWLAIVVSLVVSGAMLYAQNADAPHSEKPVAVAPMSPESTPPAAPRVPVPAEAELLAASAPAAARELPFELPKGVAPENGLQVRTIWAARAISVMFPEITTIGGHRQDPLRWHPEGLAIDVMIPNHSSEEGIELGNQIAGLALANAKRWGILHVIWRQGFYPGIGAPSWTADYGNETANHFDHVHIATAGGGYATGDETYYISSMSPTPKN, from the coding sequence GTGGCGAGAAACCTGTTAGCTAACGGCCGTGGCCGCTGGTTGGCGATCGTGGTTTCGTTGGTCGTCTCCGGCGCCATGCTGTACGCCCAGAATGCCGATGCGCCGCACAGCGAGAAGCCGGTGGCGGTGGCGCCGATGTCACCCGAATCCACTCCGCCCGCTGCGCCGAGGGTCCCGGTGCCCGCGGAGGCCGAACTGCTGGCCGCGAGCGCGCCCGCCGCTGCACGAGAGCTTCCGTTCGAGCTGCCCAAGGGCGTCGCGCCCGAGAACGGTTTGCAGGTCAGGACCATTTGGGCCGCCCGCGCGATCAGCGTGATGTTCCCCGAGATCACCACCATCGGCGGGCATCGGCAGGACCCGTTGCGATGGCATCCCGAAGGTCTGGCGATCGACGTCATGATCCCGAACCACAGCAGCGAAGAGGGCATCGAACTCGGCAACCAGATCGCCGGGCTGGCGTTGGCGAACGCGAAGCGCTGGGGAATCCTGCACGTGATCTGGCGGCAGGGCTTCTACCCCGGCATCGGCGCACCGAGTTGGACCGCGGACTACGGCAACGAGACCGCCAACCACTTCGACCACGTGCATATCGCGACCGCGGGCGGCGGATATGCCACCGGCGACGAGACGTACTACATCAGCTCGATGAGCCCGACGCCGAAGAACTGA